A part of Haliotis asinina isolate JCU_RB_2024 chromosome 10, JCU_Hal_asi_v2, whole genome shotgun sequence genomic DNA contains:
- the LOC137298084 gene encoding beta-1,3-galactosyltransferase 1-like isoform X5: MCVWALSWSHMVKMSRFGQLLAAIFFLCLLVNGLIFVLKLNGYSSVVIVSDNTSSLPRIQSNIQSSRTLQQSSNNYDSQNQTSTASVLEHVTKGKGNITVKIDSSTKPTIQIVNPHNFPYLINEGDMCKEAPELIIVVCTGVKNFKERQAIRETWGTYVKDPVHKTKVVFLLGATDSKDMQKNLLNESKTYRDIVQEDFHDSYRNLSLKSVAMLKWVETYCISAKFLLKADDDMYINVPNLLTSLRKRKEEKFILGCIFVGARPVQDKRSKWYTPLNEFSEKTYPRYTSGTSYSMSVKAVPDLYAASQQIKLFWLEDIYITGLCARKAGIQQYHDGGFTFMRRKPTGCDFKSAITGHNYKPEELYKIHKELYSSPPPKC, translated from the exons atgtgtgtttg GGCCCTCAGCTGGTCCCACATGGTGAAGATGTCTCGCTTCGGACAGTTGTTGGCGGCCATATTCTTCCTGTGTCTTTTGGTGAATGGCCTCATATTTGTACTCAAGCTCAACGGATACAGCTCAGTGGTGATTGTATCTGATAACACCAGCTCTTTACCAAGGATCCAGTCAAACATCCAAAGCTCTCGAACGTTACAACAGAGTTCCAACAACTATGATTCCCAGAACCAAACATCCACGGCTTCAGTGTTAGAACATGTGACAAAGGGCAAGGGAAACATCACCGTCAAAATTGATTCTTCCACGAAACCAACAATCCAAATTGTGAATCCTCACAACTTTCCATACCTTATCAATGAAGGTGACATGTGTAAAGAAGCCCCTGAACTAATAATCGTTGTATGCACGGGTGTGAAGAACTTCAAAGAAAGACAAGCAATTCGAGAAACATGGGGGACGTATGTTAAAGACCCTGTACATAAAacgaaagttgtgtttttgttagGTGCAACAGATTCCAAGGATATGCAGAAGAATCTTCTAAATGAGAGCAAAACATATCGAGATATTGTGCAAGAAGACTTCCATGATAGCTACAGGAACTTAAGTTTAAAATCTGTTGCTATGCTGAAATGGGTGGAAACGTATTGCATTTCAGCAAAGTTTTTACTGAAAGCTGATGatgatatgtatataaatgttcCAAACTTATTAACTTCTTTAaggaaaagaaaagaagaaaaatttATTCTTGGATGTATATTTGTTGGTGCTAGACCTGTTCAAGACAAGAGATCTAAGTGGTATACGCCACTGAATGAATTCAGTGAGAAGACCTACCCTCGTTATACATCAGGGACTTCATATTCCATGTCTGTGAAGGCAGTTCCAGACTTATATGCAGCCTCGCAGCAAATAAAGCTTTTTTGGCTTGAAGACATCTATATTACAGGATTGTGTGCACGTAAAGCAGGCATTCAACAGTATCACGATGGTGGATTTACGTTCATGCGCAGGAAACCAACTGGATGTGATTTCAAGTCAGCAATTACTGGACACAACTATAAACCAGAAGAACTTTATAAAATACATAAGGAATTATACAGCAGTCCTCCACCCAAGTGTTAA
- the LOC137298084 gene encoding beta-1,3-galactosyltransferase 1-like isoform X2, whose product MITIAMMDTLKHTDTKGALSWSHMVKMSRFGQLLAAIFFLCLLVNGLIFVLKLNGYSSVVIVSDNTSSLPRIQSNIQSSRTLQQSSNNYDSQNQTSTASVLEHVTKGKGNITVKIDSSTKPTIQIVNPHNFPYLINEGDMCKEAPELIIVVCTGVKNFKERQAIRETWGTYVKDPVHKTKVVFLLGATDSKDMQKNLLNESKTYRDIVQEDFHDSYRNLSLKSVAMLKWVETYCISAKFLLKADDDMYINVPNLLTSLRKRKEEKFILGCIFVGARPVQDKRSKWYTPLNEFSEKTYPRYTSGTSYSMSVKAVPDLYAASQQIKLFWLEDIYITGLCARKAGIQQYHDGGFTFMRRKPTGCDFKSAITGHNYKPEELYKIHKELYSSPPPKC is encoded by the exons ATGATCACGATTGCAATGATGGACACATTGAAGCACACAGACACAAAAGG GGCCCTCAGCTGGTCCCACATGGTGAAGATGTCTCGCTTCGGACAGTTGTTGGCGGCCATATTCTTCCTGTGTCTTTTGGTGAATGGCCTCATATTTGTACTCAAGCTCAACGGATACAGCTCAGTGGTGATTGTATCTGATAACACCAGCTCTTTACCAAGGATCCAGTCAAACATCCAAAGCTCTCGAACGTTACAACAGAGTTCCAACAACTATGATTCCCAGAACCAAACATCCACGGCTTCAGTGTTAGAACATGTGACAAAGGGCAAGGGAAACATCACCGTCAAAATTGATTCTTCCACGAAACCAACAATCCAAATTGTGAATCCTCACAACTTTCCATACCTTATCAATGAAGGTGACATGTGTAAAGAAGCCCCTGAACTAATAATCGTTGTATGCACGGGTGTGAAGAACTTCAAAGAAAGACAAGCAATTCGAGAAACATGGGGGACGTATGTTAAAGACCCTGTACATAAAacgaaagttgtgtttttgttagGTGCAACAGATTCCAAGGATATGCAGAAGAATCTTCTAAATGAGAGCAAAACATATCGAGATATTGTGCAAGAAGACTTCCATGATAGCTACAGGAACTTAAGTTTAAAATCTGTTGCTATGCTGAAATGGGTGGAAACGTATTGCATTTCAGCAAAGTTTTTACTGAAAGCTGATGatgatatgtatataaatgttcCAAACTTATTAACTTCTTTAaggaaaagaaaagaagaaaaatttATTCTTGGATGTATATTTGTTGGTGCTAGACCTGTTCAAGACAAGAGATCTAAGTGGTATACGCCACTGAATGAATTCAGTGAGAAGACCTACCCTCGTTATACATCAGGGACTTCATATTCCATGTCTGTGAAGGCAGTTCCAGACTTATATGCAGCCTCGCAGCAAATAAAGCTTTTTTGGCTTGAAGACATCTATATTACAGGATTGTGTGCACGTAAAGCAGGCATTCAACAGTATCACGATGGTGGATTTACGTTCATGCGCAGGAAACCAACTGGATGTGATTTCAAGTCAGCAATTACTGGACACAACTATAAACCAGAAGAACTTTATAAAATACATAAGGAATTATACAGCAGTCCTCCACCCAAGTGTTAA
- the LOC137298084 gene encoding beta-1,3-galactosyltransferase 1-like isoform X4 — translation MTCHRVWIVRALSWSHMVKMSRFGQLLAAIFFLCLLVNGLIFVLKLNGYSSVVIVSDNTSSLPRIQSNIQSSRTLQQSSNNYDSQNQTSTASVLEHVTKGKGNITVKIDSSTKPTIQIVNPHNFPYLINEGDMCKEAPELIIVVCTGVKNFKERQAIRETWGTYVKDPVHKTKVVFLLGATDSKDMQKNLLNESKTYRDIVQEDFHDSYRNLSLKSVAMLKWVETYCISAKFLLKADDDMYINVPNLLTSLRKRKEEKFILGCIFVGARPVQDKRSKWYTPLNEFSEKTYPRYTSGTSYSMSVKAVPDLYAASQQIKLFWLEDIYITGLCARKAGIQQYHDGGFTFMRRKPTGCDFKSAITGHNYKPEELYKIHKELYSSPPPKC, via the coding sequence GGCCCTCAGCTGGTCCCACATGGTGAAGATGTCTCGCTTCGGACAGTTGTTGGCGGCCATATTCTTCCTGTGTCTTTTGGTGAATGGCCTCATATTTGTACTCAAGCTCAACGGATACAGCTCAGTGGTGATTGTATCTGATAACACCAGCTCTTTACCAAGGATCCAGTCAAACATCCAAAGCTCTCGAACGTTACAACAGAGTTCCAACAACTATGATTCCCAGAACCAAACATCCACGGCTTCAGTGTTAGAACATGTGACAAAGGGCAAGGGAAACATCACCGTCAAAATTGATTCTTCCACGAAACCAACAATCCAAATTGTGAATCCTCACAACTTTCCATACCTTATCAATGAAGGTGACATGTGTAAAGAAGCCCCTGAACTAATAATCGTTGTATGCACGGGTGTGAAGAACTTCAAAGAAAGACAAGCAATTCGAGAAACATGGGGGACGTATGTTAAAGACCCTGTACATAAAacgaaagttgtgtttttgttagGTGCAACAGATTCCAAGGATATGCAGAAGAATCTTCTAAATGAGAGCAAAACATATCGAGATATTGTGCAAGAAGACTTCCATGATAGCTACAGGAACTTAAGTTTAAAATCTGTTGCTATGCTGAAATGGGTGGAAACGTATTGCATTTCAGCAAAGTTTTTACTGAAAGCTGATGatgatatgtatataaatgttcCAAACTTATTAACTTCTTTAaggaaaagaaaagaagaaaaatttATTCTTGGATGTATATTTGTTGGTGCTAGACCTGTTCAAGACAAGAGATCTAAGTGGTATACGCCACTGAATGAATTCAGTGAGAAGACCTACCCTCGTTATACATCAGGGACTTCATATTCCATGTCTGTGAAGGCAGTTCCAGACTTATATGCAGCCTCGCAGCAAATAAAGCTTTTTTGGCTTGAAGACATCTATATTACAGGATTGTGTGCACGTAAAGCAGGCATTCAACAGTATCACGATGGTGGATTTACGTTCATGCGCAGGAAACCAACTGGATGTGATTTCAAGTCAGCAATTACTGGACACAACTATAAACCAGAAGAACTTTATAAAATACATAAGGAATTATACAGCAGTCCTCCACCCAAGTGTTAA
- the LOC137298084 gene encoding beta-1,3-galactosyltransferase 1-like isoform X3: protein MSKSSMSSSLEYLFMRALSWSHMVKMSRFGQLLAAIFFLCLLVNGLIFVLKLNGYSSVVIVSDNTSSLPRIQSNIQSSRTLQQSSNNYDSQNQTSTASVLEHVTKGKGNITVKIDSSTKPTIQIVNPHNFPYLINEGDMCKEAPELIIVVCTGVKNFKERQAIRETWGTYVKDPVHKTKVVFLLGATDSKDMQKNLLNESKTYRDIVQEDFHDSYRNLSLKSVAMLKWVETYCISAKFLLKADDDMYINVPNLLTSLRKRKEEKFILGCIFVGARPVQDKRSKWYTPLNEFSEKTYPRYTSGTSYSMSVKAVPDLYAASQQIKLFWLEDIYITGLCARKAGIQQYHDGGFTFMRRKPTGCDFKSAITGHNYKPEELYKIHKELYSSPPPKC from the coding sequence GGCCCTCAGCTGGTCCCACATGGTGAAGATGTCTCGCTTCGGACAGTTGTTGGCGGCCATATTCTTCCTGTGTCTTTTGGTGAATGGCCTCATATTTGTACTCAAGCTCAACGGATACAGCTCAGTGGTGATTGTATCTGATAACACCAGCTCTTTACCAAGGATCCAGTCAAACATCCAAAGCTCTCGAACGTTACAACAGAGTTCCAACAACTATGATTCCCAGAACCAAACATCCACGGCTTCAGTGTTAGAACATGTGACAAAGGGCAAGGGAAACATCACCGTCAAAATTGATTCTTCCACGAAACCAACAATCCAAATTGTGAATCCTCACAACTTTCCATACCTTATCAATGAAGGTGACATGTGTAAAGAAGCCCCTGAACTAATAATCGTTGTATGCACGGGTGTGAAGAACTTCAAAGAAAGACAAGCAATTCGAGAAACATGGGGGACGTATGTTAAAGACCCTGTACATAAAacgaaagttgtgtttttgttagGTGCAACAGATTCCAAGGATATGCAGAAGAATCTTCTAAATGAGAGCAAAACATATCGAGATATTGTGCAAGAAGACTTCCATGATAGCTACAGGAACTTAAGTTTAAAATCTGTTGCTATGCTGAAATGGGTGGAAACGTATTGCATTTCAGCAAAGTTTTTACTGAAAGCTGATGatgatatgtatataaatgttcCAAACTTATTAACTTCTTTAaggaaaagaaaagaagaaaaatttATTCTTGGATGTATATTTGTTGGTGCTAGACCTGTTCAAGACAAGAGATCTAAGTGGTATACGCCACTGAATGAATTCAGTGAGAAGACCTACCCTCGTTATACATCAGGGACTTCATATTCCATGTCTGTGAAGGCAGTTCCAGACTTATATGCAGCCTCGCAGCAAATAAAGCTTTTTTGGCTTGAAGACATCTATATTACAGGATTGTGTGCACGTAAAGCAGGCATTCAACAGTATCACGATGGTGGATTTACGTTCATGCGCAGGAAACCAACTGGATGTGATTTCAAGTCAGCAATTACTGGACACAACTATAAACCAGAAGAACTTTATAAAATACATAAGGAATTATACAGCAGTCCTCCACCCAAGTGTTAA
- the LOC137298084 gene encoding beta-1,3-galactosyltransferase 1-like isoform X6, with product MVKMSRFGQLLAAIFFLCLLVNGLIFVLKLNGYSSVVIVSDNTSSLPRIQSNIQSSRTLQQSSNNYDSQNQTSTASVLEHVTKGKGNITVKIDSSTKPTIQIVNPHNFPYLINEGDMCKEAPELIIVVCTGVKNFKERQAIRETWGTYVKDPVHKTKVVFLLGATDSKDMQKNLLNESKTYRDIVQEDFHDSYRNLSLKSVAMLKWVETYCISAKFLLKADDDMYINVPNLLTSLRKRKEEKFILGCIFVGARPVQDKRSKWYTPLNEFSEKTYPRYTSGTSYSMSVKAVPDLYAASQQIKLFWLEDIYITGLCARKAGIQQYHDGGFTFMRRKPTGCDFKSAITGHNYKPEELYKIHKELYSSPPPKC from the coding sequence ATGGTGAAGATGTCTCGCTTCGGACAGTTGTTGGCGGCCATATTCTTCCTGTGTCTTTTGGTGAATGGCCTCATATTTGTACTCAAGCTCAACGGATACAGCTCAGTGGTGATTGTATCTGATAACACCAGCTCTTTACCAAGGATCCAGTCAAACATCCAAAGCTCTCGAACGTTACAACAGAGTTCCAACAACTATGATTCCCAGAACCAAACATCCACGGCTTCAGTGTTAGAACATGTGACAAAGGGCAAGGGAAACATCACCGTCAAAATTGATTCTTCCACGAAACCAACAATCCAAATTGTGAATCCTCACAACTTTCCATACCTTATCAATGAAGGTGACATGTGTAAAGAAGCCCCTGAACTAATAATCGTTGTATGCACGGGTGTGAAGAACTTCAAAGAAAGACAAGCAATTCGAGAAACATGGGGGACGTATGTTAAAGACCCTGTACATAAAacgaaagttgtgtttttgttagGTGCAACAGATTCCAAGGATATGCAGAAGAATCTTCTAAATGAGAGCAAAACATATCGAGATATTGTGCAAGAAGACTTCCATGATAGCTACAGGAACTTAAGTTTAAAATCTGTTGCTATGCTGAAATGGGTGGAAACGTATTGCATTTCAGCAAAGTTTTTACTGAAAGCTGATGatgatatgtatataaatgttcCAAACTTATTAACTTCTTTAaggaaaagaaaagaagaaaaatttATTCTTGGATGTATATTTGTTGGTGCTAGACCTGTTCAAGACAAGAGATCTAAGTGGTATACGCCACTGAATGAATTCAGTGAGAAGACCTACCCTCGTTATACATCAGGGACTTCATATTCCATGTCTGTGAAGGCAGTTCCAGACTTATATGCAGCCTCGCAGCAAATAAAGCTTTTTTGGCTTGAAGACATCTATATTACAGGATTGTGTGCACGTAAAGCAGGCATTCAACAGTATCACGATGGTGGATTTACGTTCATGCGCAGGAAACCAACTGGATGTGATTTCAAGTCAGCAATTACTGGACACAACTATAAACCAGAAGAACTTTATAAAATACATAAGGAATTATACAGCAGTCCTCCACCCAAGTGTTAA
- the LOC137298084 gene encoding beta-1,3-galactosyltransferase 1-like isoform X1, translating to MQASCTLEMNQETMQTLLQNIPVNGTMSKSSMSSSLEYLFMRALSWSHMVKMSRFGQLLAAIFFLCLLVNGLIFVLKLNGYSSVVIVSDNTSSLPRIQSNIQSSRTLQQSSNNYDSQNQTSTASVLEHVTKGKGNITVKIDSSTKPTIQIVNPHNFPYLINEGDMCKEAPELIIVVCTGVKNFKERQAIRETWGTYVKDPVHKTKVVFLLGATDSKDMQKNLLNESKTYRDIVQEDFHDSYRNLSLKSVAMLKWVETYCISAKFLLKADDDMYINVPNLLTSLRKRKEEKFILGCIFVGARPVQDKRSKWYTPLNEFSEKTYPRYTSGTSYSMSVKAVPDLYAASQQIKLFWLEDIYITGLCARKAGIQQYHDGGFTFMRRKPTGCDFKSAITGHNYKPEELYKIHKELYSSPPPKC from the coding sequence GGCCCTCAGCTGGTCCCACATGGTGAAGATGTCTCGCTTCGGACAGTTGTTGGCGGCCATATTCTTCCTGTGTCTTTTGGTGAATGGCCTCATATTTGTACTCAAGCTCAACGGATACAGCTCAGTGGTGATTGTATCTGATAACACCAGCTCTTTACCAAGGATCCAGTCAAACATCCAAAGCTCTCGAACGTTACAACAGAGTTCCAACAACTATGATTCCCAGAACCAAACATCCACGGCTTCAGTGTTAGAACATGTGACAAAGGGCAAGGGAAACATCACCGTCAAAATTGATTCTTCCACGAAACCAACAATCCAAATTGTGAATCCTCACAACTTTCCATACCTTATCAATGAAGGTGACATGTGTAAAGAAGCCCCTGAACTAATAATCGTTGTATGCACGGGTGTGAAGAACTTCAAAGAAAGACAAGCAATTCGAGAAACATGGGGGACGTATGTTAAAGACCCTGTACATAAAacgaaagttgtgtttttgttagGTGCAACAGATTCCAAGGATATGCAGAAGAATCTTCTAAATGAGAGCAAAACATATCGAGATATTGTGCAAGAAGACTTCCATGATAGCTACAGGAACTTAAGTTTAAAATCTGTTGCTATGCTGAAATGGGTGGAAACGTATTGCATTTCAGCAAAGTTTTTACTGAAAGCTGATGatgatatgtatataaatgttcCAAACTTATTAACTTCTTTAaggaaaagaaaagaagaaaaatttATTCTTGGATGTATATTTGTTGGTGCTAGACCTGTTCAAGACAAGAGATCTAAGTGGTATACGCCACTGAATGAATTCAGTGAGAAGACCTACCCTCGTTATACATCAGGGACTTCATATTCCATGTCTGTGAAGGCAGTTCCAGACTTATATGCAGCCTCGCAGCAAATAAAGCTTTTTTGGCTTGAAGACATCTATATTACAGGATTGTGTGCACGTAAAGCAGGCATTCAACAGTATCACGATGGTGGATTTACGTTCATGCGCAGGAAACCAACTGGATGTGATTTCAAGTCAGCAATTACTGGACACAACTATAAACCAGAAGAACTTTATAAAATACATAAGGAATTATACAGCAGTCCTCCACCCAAGTGTTAA